A window of Quercus robur chromosome 12, dhQueRobu3.1, whole genome shotgun sequence genomic DNA:
TTATTGAAATATGAGAGATTTATGCCCTACTAATTATATATTGTCCCATTTTGAATTCCACAACTAGCTATATAGGTTTGTCTAAAGCACCGAGCTCTTTATGATGTTTTGACTAGCTCCTTGATCTACCATGACTAAGCCAGTGGACTAATTCATCAAGAAGTATGGCACTTCTTCACTCTAATTACAAGAATATTGACTGAGAATTAGCCAATTAATGAGACTGGACATGTAAGAACTAGGTTACAAGTTGTAGTGAAGTAAGTACAATATTAGGAATAGCATAACGCAAAAAAATGGATTCAATCTCTCACTTTTTTGACCAAATTTAGAAAGACAATCATAACCGTAAAACGTTCAAACAGCAAAATAACAAGTTAGTCATTTTCATCCAAATGTCAATCGCTATGGTATGGACCTCAACATATGCTGAGTTGTTTGCCCACTtgcaaattaataataatgattttcaATATCATTTTCATAACTTTTGTGACATAGAAAGGAAAATAAGTGCGGAGAAATAAGTCAAAAGGCAAGAGAATGAGCTAGCATAGTCATGGCCACAACAAAAATGATGGGCTCCTTTGGAATAGCATTTTCTATTAGTTTATTTGTTCTTGTACACCTTTTtgaaatatcactttttttctactttactacaattaaaaataacatcTTTGGTTTTCTCTTTTTCGTTTTGATAATTTAGATTGAGATTATATAATTAGCAGTGCAAGTAACAAAAAATTTGGGTAAATTAGGGAACAAGAACATGGTTTTGTAGGGAATAAGAACATGGTTTTGTAAAACTAACCAAATATATTAGGAAATAAGAACATGGTTTTGTAGCATGACCATTTAAAAGCCAAACTCTGGGTAAATGACTTTTTGCTGTGGCTGTGGCTgggtgtttaaaaaaaaaaaaaaaaaaaaaaagtccaaggAACATGATTGTATTTGTGATCACTTGAATTAGGTGATAAAAGGAGAAAGAGTTTGTGGTGAATGGCAAAAGTAATGTCATAAACGAAAAAGTAGCATTCCTACCAATTAACTATGCACTTAAGTCCATGACCATCCATAATCCACTGGCTCAGGTCCACCTGAAAATAATTCAACTAGCATGGAAACCCTCCTAATTAAATGACGATTGTAAGTCATTCAGCACCATATGGCTGGCATGTTTGACATGTTGTTGTATGTATTcagcaaaaattgaaaaagacaATTGTTGTACCCTACTCAAAGGCATACCTATCTTATCTATATCCATTGGGTCATTgacccagagagagagagagagcttatgGTCCAGTATATATAACAGTACTGCATGGTTTGCCTTTAGAATCAATGGAAAACAAATTGGTTTggttgcagaaaagaaaagaaaaagaaaatattatatatgcgATTGGATGGTGGAAATTAATTAATGTGAGTTTACTCTGTACGTAAACGACAGAATTGGGGAAGAGGACAAGGAGAATTTCAAATGGGGGAAAAGGCAGAGATCAGATGGATCATGGACATTAATAAATCCTTAAATAAAAGCTTAACCTTAGTGGCATGCAGATGCAGATGCAGATGCAGTACTACAAAAGCAAGAATGGATGACTCTATTTGTAGGCTAGCCGCTAGCCCATTTTGGTAATGCCCTTCCAAACTTCCATTACTGCTTTGTCACTTTGATTcgttttcatttttctttttcagaatGAAGACACGCCTTGTCCattgcatgtttctttgttGTGCAAGCGGCGAACATGCACATACCATGGACCCCACTTCTTCATATGGCCCAACCATCTTAATTTGGAAGAAGATTAGATCGAAAGACTGAGATGTCATATCAGAAATAAAGTAGtgtctgtgagagagagagagagagagcagaaaTTTATTGATTAAATCAAATCAGATGGGCTCGGACTTCTGATTCTGATGGCTCATTGCAGTGTACCTTAGTGTTCAGGGTTTGGACTATTGCACAAGGGTCGGTCCTCCTGTATTTTTGCACGTTTTAAGGATGTAGCAGGGCTGCAGGAGAGAAACGCCAGAGTTTTTTTTATCCTCTGTGATTGCTGCAGTTTGCAGGTGACAGAATAGAACCAAgatttgttttctctctcttcactttAACCACTGCCCCTTTCTCTCCAAAACAAATTGATGCCTGGGCCTATTTGGTTGGGTAGAGAAAGCAGGAGGATTCTGGCCTTTTGTCCTTTTTGGGAAACATATTTGGCATAatgtccctgttttgaaactatataggggcgtGCCCTTGTTTGGATACTCGATCTCCGTAAAGGCGAGTTACTTAAGTAACTCGATTATGAAGAAACCGAGTTGTGGGCAGGTTCTTGCCACGCTGGTGTTCCAGCGTGGCTTTTGGGGAATAAAATATTCCCGCATTACTGTTTGGAACTCGTCAATGTGGAAAACGAGTTATATGCGGAATATGAACCAGTTTTTAAATGTAACGTCTCTAAAACTGTTTGTCTTCCTTCCTCTGCAGTCTACAGTCTCTCTCCCTTCCTCAGTCCGATCAGTAGCCACCGCCTATCTGTTCAGTAGCCACCGTCAGTAGCCACCGTCAGATTCTCCTGTTTCTACCCGCACCCAAACCAAACCGTTCAGTAGACCCTTTCCGAAGTTGAATCGAaacccatacccatacccatacccatacccatacccacaCTTATTCAATCTCACCACAGCCGAAGCTCAACCCAATCTGTCTTCGGAGTTAAAGGATTACAAACGTATTAAGGTAATTTGTAAATGCtgagttcaaattttaattttttccctttgcatGTAATCTGATTTGAGTGTGGCTTCCTAAGTTTTTCGCTGTTAGATTGTTGTCTATTTGTATTCATAATTATTGTTGCTGTTTTAgctttgttgggtttggttttgaagtGTTTTATGATGCACATCTAGGGCAGAAATTCATGTAAAATACAGTTAGCATGACAACGGTGTTCATTGTTAGGGGAAATTGGTTTGTAATTCATATAGTTTGAAAGTGTATCAAATCAATCTCTATTTTTTCCAGAAATTATGTCACAAGTTATGTCATGATTTTGAATTagggaaaatttctttttaattcaatgCTGAATGATGTTGAATTGAGAAGCTATTGGTTTTACAAGTTTCAAAGTTACTGGCTTTTACAAGCTTCCACTctgtttagttattattataatagatataATGTGTGTATAATGGATATGCACGCATATATCTACACACAGACCATGGACATCCTAAAACCTTTGCTGCCATTTACTCTGCTTACGGCTGTAACTGTGCCATATTGTTTTTATTCAACATCTAAgttttggtttgtaattttttttttcatgtcatTATCCTTGTAATATCATATGGGAACATATAAACTTACTTACCACATCAGTTGAAAGTCACTTACATTTTGTGTACAGATGCATAATTGATTGTCTTAAGAGACTAGAATTGTCTTAGAAGtttaagtactttttttttattttttggttattagTATTCCTAGCCTTTGTAAGAAAGGATTTAGAAGTAGCCTATATAATGAACATTCCAACTTTTTTCAATCGCAATTGCTATCTCGTACCTAAATGTGAGTGCTTAGGAAAGCCTACGTGTGATTGCCCAATGttttatctttgtttatttgatgttctttttattgtttaaataccaAACAGTCATCAACACAATCAATATGTTATCAAGAATCTAGTTTAGTGTTGAAATTCCTAAAAAGGCTACATCAAATTTGGTATTAAAGCCCGTTCAAGCTCCTGTCTTGTGTCAGATTAGCAGCTTCTGTGGGTTATGTTTGTTGACTAAGTACAtcgaattattattattatcatctattACATTTGGGGTTGAAAAGGGAAGTTAGTGGCCTTAGTGGCCTTTTAGGGTCACCCAATCCTTTCATAATAGGTTGGGTTAGGTTAGGGAGCATTGAGATTTGTGGTGGCTTTTGGGAATGGAAATAGTACATCCTCTAGGGTGCTTCTGACGGACCTAGggctttgtttatttatttatttttttggtggtttggcCTACTATACTTATTTCCCTAGGGTATTGATTTCTGTGTGTCGGAATTAATTTTTGACTCTATAAAGTGTAGGCTTTTGAATGGGGTTTGatatgtaatttaattaatggaaaaTAATGGAATATGAATTGCCACTAGGCTTTTGATGCAGATGGAAAATTGcaataaagaaacaaagatgGAAAATGATAAAGCCTCACATGAAATCCATGTATTAAACCACTCTCCTCAATTTTCTTCAATATCTTGGGCGAAACCTCCATGATTACATGAAACAAAAGAGGTGACAAAAGATCTCCTTGTTTCAAACCCCGTGTGCTTAAACCCAACAGGGTGGAGCCATTAACCTATGTTGAGAAATGAACAGTGGTGACACAAGGCCTAATCCACCTCCTCCATCTATCCCCCGAACCCATTCTGCTCAAAAGATTAAACAGAGAATCCCAATTCACATTATGCTCTTTCTATGTCCAGCTTGTAGGCCACATCCGGGATACAACTCTTCAATTTTCCATCTAGGCACTCATTAGCAATGAGTACTAAATCTAAAATCTGCCTACCACTAAAAAACATCCATACTAGGTGCTCAACAATCTCAACCAAGTATCAATCATGACAAAAGCATCCACTTTGATATCACAAATTTCGCCACAGGGATTGataaaaatcacataaattctTCTTAATTACATATAATTAACTCACATAAATTATGCCAATAAGCATGCCAtgaaaaaatacacaaaaatattacaaaagtaGGAATTAAATTgagattttgagagagagagaggtcatGTGGGTTGGCAGTGATAGTGGGGCAGGGTGGGTTGGTTGCTGTGGGGGGATGGGGGTGGTCAATGGATTGGGACCGAAAAACagcaaaaataattacaaaaaaaaatgttcactgTGGGTTATCTTGGCTAAAACTGGTGGATTGCTGGTCTAATCTTTTGTGTTGGAAGAGCTTTATTGGTGGACTCGTGCAATGGTTTCGCTTGTGGTTTGGAGTGGTTAGCTTGGGGGAGGGAGTTGGCTACTTACTCGGGGGTTGGAGGTGTTCTGTTGTGCTctctaaaaatgttttatgtgTTTTAAGGCCAGGCCTAAAACATTTTAGGCctctcttaattgtgttttccCACCcaacctaaaatattttcaggaaaACTAGGATTCACCTGCaccaaacacataaaaacaatgaaaacatTTTTGGAAAGCGACAATCTTTTGCGTTACTGTCAACATATTAGGCTTCACGAACTATTCCTTGGTGGACAAAATATAcaacattttttctttgacaAGAAATACCGATTACTTCTTTAAAAcaatactattttttatttatttatttatagagattttttttttttggttgttggccataatagaaaatgctttttttttgggggggtggtggtggtggtggaaagGGGGTTTATTCACAATAGCCTTGGAACATGCCTTCTCTTTGGATTTGGGCCATTCCCCTCTTCTATTTTTTCTGCATTGCCTACCCCCTCACTGTCTCTTGATCCAGTTAACCGAGTGAGTGCTGTTTGAGCAGATTCTTGATCTCTCTCAGGAACTGTATAAGCTGGTACCACTTGACTTGACTTGGTCCAATTTCCAGCCTGGCTTTTGAAACCCAGATCTGGCTTAGTTTTCACTTAGATCACTACCTTCTTTTGCTCGCTTAATACTGGGTTGAGGCTTTGGATGATTATGAGTGCCTTTGTAGACAATTTCAATTATATGTCCTGCATGAGAACGCTCAACCTTTTTATTGGCAGGGCAATTCAGATATGTACATTTGTAGTAGCTTCGTGGATATTCACTGCCTTTAACTTTCTTCTTCCCATATATACGCCACTTGTAGCCATCATTGGCAGGCTTATCAACAGCAATAGTAGGCTGGTATGTCCTATCAAAATGAGAAACCTCTTCTCTTGTTTCTGCAACACCTTCCTCCTCACAGTCACTTTTTGTTTCCAATTGACTTAGAATGTTCATATTTCCGGCCAGATATTGCGAATCACTAATTTCTTTTGCAAGCTTGTTAGGCATTTCATGATTATGTTTGCCTTCGTACTTAATTTTAGGCATTTCTCTGGCAGGAGATTGCTCAACCCATTTTCTGACATTACAACCCACACATGTACATTTGTAGTAGCTTCGTGGATATTCATTGCCCTTAACCACCTTCTGCCCATATTTACGCCATCTGTACCCATCATCGGAATTGAAAGGATTAGCAACAACAATGGTAGGCTCACTATCCTGGTATTTCTTACCAGAATGAGATGCCTTTGATGATTCCATCCTGGAAAATCTTTGATAATTGATGCTAGTGTAGGGACTGAGTAGctgtgaaaagaaaattttttgttaggaTAAATTACACTGTTCGATCCTAAACTTTTACTCTGATTACAATGTCCTCCATGCTTTCAAAATTCATTAATGACTCCCCAATTTTATAACCTTGCTACAATGTCCTGCTGTCTGTGTTGGtgttatattaacaaaaaagtGGCACACGTGCATCACACTTGACATGTGACCCCACTTAACCAGCTGAGTCACAAATTTCCATGTCTGTTTGTAAACTATAAACATTTTGCAATAAAATCGATAGCAGTTTTTGATGCAGGAGCATCTAAGCTTGTAAATGTGAAATGCTGCTTTGTAGTTTTTGTAACAGGTTGCtgaatttcctttttttaactAGTTAGTTGTTAAGTATTTTGTAACAGCACAAGATTGAGAGCTCTTTTTTAACCACTTAGTGAGGCTATTGATTAAACAATTAGAAGGCATTACCATGGGTGAATCAGATGAGAACAGtcaaagatgaaaaatgataaaaaattaaaaacgtaCGAGTTAGTGATGGGAATGTAATTGGCTTAGTCTATTGGGATGTTTCAGATGATGAAGAGTTCTATCGGGACCTTCCTTAGTCTAAACTTGAATGTACTGTTATTTTATTGCAGTTTTCTTTAAAGACCttttaatttgggaattttAGATGATGAAGAGTTATCTTGGGACCTTCGTTGGTCAATCTAAAGTTGAATTGACTTGACACttatttgattgtttgtttttgtttttcactgTTGGATTGCTTTTAATTAAGTTCTCCCAGAATGAAGACAATTTGGTAAATTCTAGGTCTTCTGGAATGGGCTGGCCTTGGCTGCACCAAAGGCCTTGTCGCCTCACACCTTAGGACATCGggccatataaggccttggcaCCTTAAGGTTGCCTTTCACCTTTAACTACCTTGACCCTATTTCTAGTTGACTTAGGAAAGCCAactattgattttaaaaaatctgcttgatttgaagaaaagaaatgaattacTAATAACCTAATTTATGACCAAGACttgaccaataaaaatataattgacttctaagagaaaaaataatcgacttcataaaaacaaatgaaggaaaaaaacccaaaagagaagaaagcaaAGGTCTTGGACTGTTATGGTCATCAATTCAGTGTTCATTTGACACATAACTATGCACACACCATCATTTGATGGTATAGGTCTCACAGTTGtttaatccatttaataaaGCTCAATATTAATTTGACTATTATTAGTTGCCTCCAAAGCTGTGCTTGTGAGTGAGATGTCCATTGCAGTAGAGTCTCTAATGGAACCTTTACCTATTTCCATGTttgtctcccccttttttttgttgaaaacacaCCTCAGTAGCCACTAAGTTACAATGAACCCTTTTCAGTTCttgctttattaaataaaatttcttttagagtGTGATGTCAAGTATGGGAAcaagcaaaagcaaaaggaaGGAAGTTTACACTTCGATTAAAGAAGGGAAATTCTAGTACTGATGGGTGGTAGGGCTTGTTTAGGGGTAATTGGTAATTGGGTACCTTTTAATTTTAGAGCTATGTTTTAGTGTTCTAGAATGGTGTTTTTTGTGGTGCTTAATTGATTGTTTGGTTTGCATTATGCTTTGTTCATTTGTTGGTTTACTTTGTTTGATTTAGACATTGAATCTCAACTTGGTTGGTTGGTTAGGTTGCTTATACAATTTGCAACTATGTGTCTTTTATGTTTATGCCTTGTAGCCATGAACGTtaggttgtttatattttagtgttttactttaactcttccttgatatGATTAAATCGATTGAAAATCAGTGTATATAGATGCATGATGTATAATTCAGTTTAGCAAttatatgttttcaattttctgtgAAATCTCTCTTTCACTCTGTCTCTCTGTATTTGTTTTTGTGAGTTTGTTGTAGAACATTCAAT
This region includes:
- the LOC126708284 gene encoding probable WRKY transcription factor 33 codes for the protein MESSKASHSGKKYQDSEPTIVVANPFNSDDGYRWRKYGQKVVKGNEYPRSYYKCTCVGCNVRKWVEQSPAREMPKIKYEGKHNHEMPNKLAKEISDSQYLAGNMNILSQLETKSDCEEEGVAETREEVSHFDRTYQPTIAVDKPANDGYKWRIYGKKKVKGSEYPRSYYKCTYLNCPANKKVERSHAGHIIEIVYKGTHNHPKPQPSIKRAKEGSDLSEN